From a region of the Paenibacillus sp. FSL R10-2734 genome:
- a CDS encoding glycoside hydrolase family 3 C-terminal domain-containing protein, with protein MSSGMKGFSLRKIIVVSLILALIISMISTVAPNQARAADNEPIEFARGASNMPIFDGVPSHLDAFVDLILADMSIEDLAYYADQKSAGTARTIAGGYTLPGTAAGGVDRVMGVSTDMPSMLALGQSWNKDLVSQVGTVMGNERRGEVTLANPNTLMFSAVSDLRTNPLSGRFEEGYAEDPVLAGTMINSMAKGITGYGEAGNEDGFWLKAQLGTKHYTNYLAQWFRASGQFYASARALNEYQMKSFLYPLQAGVVQSIMTTYGRTNGVPNHISPNIIRASNSNPYSMLPVGDFIAADRAMTAGFNNGYQNYTDADGAAALLLLSGNHANTTSSTRTNILNAVNNGTFGVTRVDLENSVRGQIEMWVRTGYFNEKNPDGSPKSYPFSDLASDRSPQNYTLSESQAVALDASRESVVLLKNDNNLLPLSKSSNVAVTGLLADTRFKATYSVSKTPVLPGAGLSPLGAIREVIGSGNVTFGTGAPVIAFDSVANHQTVTASTYTNGAQLTANFLAPDMATVTDSVYAYSAAGKAYTASQAFEAYAWGQGGYSYLSLANGKWLKDVTSGSSRTVQNSDATKLNLVENPFSNVADASTLPGRFRHEANSDGTVSLISGTYSESFGGGFETAYYTAGRFVTVNGSDGLDLSSTTLTNQAGAAARTDNQKFQEIVLKEAGADASAWASGNDYAVVVVGAPARHSAGEGADRSDLNLGEDQYKIVSQVAQAFPKKTVVIVKSNAPVNMEAIQNNENVAAILYQPYAGQYDSKVLADVLFGDYAPTGRLSSTWYAGMEALPVLDHYSLPEGVATPVTLAELDPRFTVDMTTGDPLESKLTYMYTDAQVTYPFGYGLGYSSFQYSNLSVPSGVSGKEPFEITVDVTNTGAVNTSEVVQLYIKNNNSKYGDHTPKKQLVSYEKAYIHAGETMTVQLTVNPSDFAVWDVNRNEYVTETGSYTLMVGESSNHLPLSAALSYDDESIAKLDAAKEPVSVFDHAFASKDVIYREVSKLRTAEGLKAKEPENGYYAVMSKNSNSWVALNQVRLSGVTGITLRGASTNESSVVEVRADSPTGTRLAVVTFDATSPAIHEVPGSTFKVTELDYTDVSGELLTTLSGMHDLYLVFKNPNVRVDSIQLTGAVPGSVVPTAQAGNQQATISWPAIANAEGYKVYVKEREVYTPVTEHISWKDNGLGAVITKLNNGQSYTFAVSASNVLGEGAKSDISVTPTSGSSSGSDSGTNPGTTATPTPTPTSRPAASETPNPGNPQPGTSEPSATSFRDIPSRYDWARQAIDKLAAEGIIKGTGEGMFSPGGKIKRADFIVMVVRAFKLSSDSTDQFADVNSGAYYAEALTIAKALGIAKGSADGNFNPNAEISRQDMMVLIARVMKAAGKLPEEGSMADLKGFRDASKVSSYAVSSIASLVKAGIVKGDGVNLNPGGTASRAEAAVLIYYTYKK; from the coding sequence ATGAGCAGTGGAATGAAAGGTTTTTCCCTCAGAAAAATAATTGTTGTTAGTCTGATTTTGGCTCTTATCATTTCCATGATATCAACGGTCGCACCGAATCAGGCGAGAGCGGCTGATAATGAACCGATTGAGTTTGCTAGAGGCGCATCTAACATGCCGATCTTTGATGGTGTGCCAAGTCATCTGGATGCATTTGTAGATTTGATTTTAGCTGATATGAGCATTGAGGATTTGGCATATTATGCGGATCAGAAGAGCGCCGGCACAGCCCGTACAATCGCGGGAGGTTATACATTGCCCGGAACGGCAGCCGGTGGAGTTGACCGTGTTATGGGTGTAAGCACAGATATGCCTTCCATGCTCGCTTTGGGGCAAAGCTGGAATAAGGATCTTGTCAGCCAAGTGGGGACGGTCATGGGGAATGAACGGCGGGGGGAAGTGACCCTGGCTAATCCGAATACTTTGATGTTCTCTGCCGTATCTGATTTACGGACGAACCCACTTAGCGGTAGATTTGAGGAGGGCTATGCAGAGGATCCTGTACTTGCCGGAACGATGATTAATTCCATGGCTAAGGGCATCACTGGCTACGGCGAGGCTGGCAACGAAGATGGTTTCTGGCTAAAAGCTCAATTGGGTACGAAGCATTATACCAACTATCTGGCGCAATGGTTTAGAGCAAGCGGCCAATTTTATGCAAGCGCCCGAGCGCTCAACGAATACCAAATGAAAAGCTTCCTATATCCTTTACAAGCTGGCGTGGTACAAAGCATTATGACTACTTATGGTCGAACGAACGGAGTTCCTAACCATATCTCACCGAATATTATCCGTGCTTCGAATTCAAATCCGTATAGCATGCTGCCGGTAGGCGATTTTATAGCTGCCGATCGCGCGATGACCGCAGGCTTCAACAACGGTTATCAGAACTATACGGACGCAGACGGTGCGGCAGCGCTTTTACTGCTTAGCGGAAATCATGCCAATACGACAAGCTCCACCCGCACGAACATTCTGAATGCAGTAAACAATGGGACTTTTGGTGTGACCCGTGTGGATCTAGAGAATAGCGTCCGCGGTCAAATCGAGATGTGGGTGCGTACCGGATACTTTAATGAGAAAAATCCGGATGGTTCGCCAAAAAGCTATCCATTCTCGGATTTAGCCAGCGACCGGAGTCCACAGAATTATACATTGAGCGAAAGCCAGGCCGTTGCGCTCGACGCTTCACGAGAAAGTGTTGTTCTGCTGAAGAACGACAACAATTTGCTGCCGTTGTCCAAATCCAGCAACGTTGCTGTAACGGGGCTGTTGGCGGATACCCGGTTTAAAGCGACTTACTCTGTATCTAAAACACCGGTATTGCCTGGGGCTGGGCTGTCCCCACTCGGAGCCATTCGGGAAGTGATTGGTAGTGGCAATGTTACCTTTGGTACAGGCGCTCCCGTAATTGCGTTCGATTCTGTCGCGAATCATCAAACGGTTACGGCTTCAACTTATACGAATGGTGCTCAGCTCACTGCGAATTTCCTTGCACCGGATATGGCAACCGTAACAGATAGTGTCTATGCCTATAGTGCTGCCGGAAAAGCTTATACGGCATCCCAAGCATTTGAGGCTTACGCATGGGGCCAAGGCGGTTATAGCTACTTGTCACTTGCCAATGGAAAATGGCTGAAGGATGTAACAAGCGGCAGCAGTCGTACAGTACAAAATAGCGATGCCACTAAGCTTAATCTCGTTGAGAATCCATTCTCCAATGTGGCGGATGCCAGTACGCTTCCGGGTCGCTTCCGTCATGAAGCAAATAGCGACGGTACCGTCTCTCTGATCTCTGGCACGTATTCGGAGAGCTTCGGAGGTGGATTTGAAACCGCCTACTATACCGCTGGTCGGTTTGTTACCGTGAACGGATCAGATGGACTTGATCTGTCGTCGACTACTCTGACTAATCAAGCTGGCGCCGCGGCGCGAACTGACAATCAGAAGTTCCAAGAAATTGTCTTGAAGGAAGCGGGAGCTGATGCGAGTGCTTGGGCTTCGGGCAATGATTACGCCGTAGTTGTGGTCGGTGCGCCGGCCAGACATAGTGCTGGCGAAGGTGCAGACAGATCGGATCTTAACTTGGGAGAGGATCAGTACAAGATTGTGTCTCAAGTAGCGCAGGCTTTTCCGAAAAAGACGGTTGTAATTGTTAAGTCGAATGCGCCGGTGAACATGGAAGCCATTCAAAACAATGAGAATGTAGCTGCCATTCTGTATCAGCCGTATGCCGGTCAATACGATAGCAAGGTGCTTGCGGATGTGCTGTTCGGTGATTATGCACCTACTGGCCGCTTGTCTTCGACATGGTATGCCGGAATGGAAGCTTTGCCGGTTCTTGATCATTATTCATTGCCTGAAGGGGTAGCGACTCCGGTGACTTTGGCCGAGCTCGACCCGCGATTTACAGTGGATATGACAACCGGTGATCCGCTTGAGAGTAAGCTGACTTACATGTATACCGATGCCCAAGTAACGTATCCATTCGGTTACGGACTGGGGTACAGCAGCTTCCAATATTCGAACTTAAGCGTGCCGTCTGGCGTTAGCGGTAAAGAGCCTTTTGAAATCACTGTAGATGTGACGAATACGGGAGCTGTTAATACTTCTGAGGTGGTTCAGTTGTATATCAAAAACAACAACTCCAAGTACGGTGATCATACACCTAAGAAACAGCTGGTTTCCTATGAAAAGGCGTATATTCATGCTGGAGAGACGATGACCGTTCAGCTTACAGTGAACCCATCCGATTTCGCCGTGTGGGACGTCAACCGCAATGAATATGTGACCGAGACGGGAAGTTACACTCTAATGGTGGGCGAATCATCTAATCATCTTCCGTTGTCCGCAGCACTCTCCTACGATGACGAGAGCATTGCGAAGCTCGATGCGGCCAAAGAGCCTGTCAGCGTATTTGATCATGCTTTTGCTTCTAAAGATGTGATCTATCGAGAGGTTTCCAAGCTTCGTACAGCGGAGGGGCTTAAAGCGAAAGAACCCGAGAACGGATACTATGCCGTCATGTCAAAGAATAGCAACTCCTGGGTGGCACTTAACCAAGTTCGCTTATCCGGTGTAACGGGCATCACCTTGCGTGGGGCTTCCACGAATGAAAGTTCAGTGGTGGAGGTACGAGCAGATTCACCAACGGGAACACGTTTGGCGGTCGTTACATTTGATGCTACTTCTCCTGCAATCCACGAGGTGCCAGGTAGCACATTTAAAGTGACCGAGTTGGATTATACGGATGTGTCGGGAGAATTGTTGACCACGCTCTCTGGTATGCACGATCTATATCTAGTTTTTAAAAATCCGAATGTTCGAGTGGACAGCATCCAGTTGACTGGTGCGGTGCCAGGTAGCGTTGTGCCAACAGCACAGGCTGGAAACCAGCAAGCCACTATAAGCTGGCCAGCTATCGCGAATGCAGAAGGCTACAAAGTGTACGTCAAGGAAAGGGAAGTCTACACACCAGTTACCGAGCATATTTCCTGGAAAGATAACGGTCTTGGCGCAGTGATTACGAAATTGAACAATGGTCAATCGTACACATTTGCCGTATCAGCAAGCAACGTGTTGGGCGAAGGAGCCAAGTCGGACATATCGGTTACACCGACAAGCGGTAGCAGTAGTGGCAGTGATAGCGGGACGAATCCGGGCACCACTGCGACGCCAACACCAACACCGACTAGTAGACCAGCAGCGTCGGAGACACCAAACCCTGGAAATCCGCAGCCGGGAACATCGGAACCGTCAGCAACATCTTTCCGGGATATTCCTAGCCGATATGACTGGGCAAGGCAGGCCATCGACAAGCTTGCGGCGGAAGGCATTATTAAAGGCACTGGTGAGGGAATGTTCTCGCCGGGAGGAAAGATCAAGCGGGCGGACTTTATTGTGATGGTAGTCCGAGCCTTCAAGCTAAGTTCGGATTCAACAGATCAGTTCGCTGACGTCAATTCGGGCGCTTATTATGCTGAGGCGTTGACCATCGCCAAAGCTCTCGGAATTGCTAAGGGTAGTGCGGACGGAAACTTCAATCCGAATGCCGAAATCAGCCGGCAGGATATGATGGTGCTGATCGCTAGGGTGATGAAGGCAGCTGGAAAGCTTCCCGAAGAAGGTTCAATGGCAGATCTGAAAGGATTCAGAGATGCTTCAAAGGTTTCCAGTTATGCGGTAAGTAGTATTGCATCACTAGTCAAGGCAGGTATCGTTAAAGGTGACGGAGTGAATCTGAACCCGGGTGGAACAGCGAGCCGTGCTGAAGCAGCGGTGCTCATCTACTATACCTACAAGAAATGA
- a CDS encoding carbohydrate ABC transporter permease — protein MSNGTAAGNILQQHKPVRNVRKPVKAGSLLKKILVQLLVIVIMVLNLIPLVIVLSTSLRSPSNNTNPLDLFNEISFTSYRTAFERMHFGSALLNSVVLTAISVLLVVIFAAMASYPMARIRSKWSQFLYLFFLAGLVVPGQMVLIPIVQMINSLGIPSTQYTPILMFVTCSLPFSTFLYTGFIRSGVPEEVEEAAHIDGAGLLRRFWAVVFPLLIPVTVSVIITQGIWIWNDYFFNMTFISKSSQSPLPLAMLGFMGDQQNPTQWNVLFAACMLCALPLLIAFSFLQKYFVGGLTVGSVKG, from the coding sequence ATGAGCAATGGAACAGCAGCAGGCAACATCCTGCAGCAGCATAAACCTGTCCGAAACGTGCGGAAACCTGTTAAAGCCGGGTCACTTCTAAAAAAAATACTTGTTCAGCTCCTCGTTATCGTAATTATGGTACTGAATCTGATTCCGCTTGTGATCGTGCTGTCCACCTCATTGAGATCACCGAGCAACAACACAAACCCGCTTGATTTGTTCAATGAGATATCATTTACAAGCTACCGGACAGCCTTCGAACGGATGCATTTTGGTTCCGCTTTACTAAATAGTGTGGTGCTGACAGCTATTTCCGTTCTTCTAGTTGTGATCTTCGCGGCTATGGCTTCCTATCCGATGGCCCGAATCAGAAGCAAATGGAGCCAGTTTCTGTATCTGTTCTTCCTTGCCGGACTAGTCGTACCAGGACAGATGGTTCTGATTCCAATCGTGCAAATGATCAACAGTTTGGGTATTCCAAGTACGCAATATACGCCGATCCTGATGTTCGTTACCTGCAGCCTGCCGTTTTCAACATTCCTGTACACCGGATTTATTCGTAGTGGTGTTCCAGAGGAGGTAGAAGAAGCGGCACATATTGATGGTGCGGGACTTTTACGTCGGTTCTGGGCAGTGGTGTTCCCGCTGCTGATTCCAGTTACAGTTTCGGTCATCATCACGCAGGGCATCTGGATTTGGAATGACTATTTTTTCAATATGACGTTTATTTCCAAGTCCTCGCAGTCTCCCCTGCCGCTAGCCATGCTTGGCTTCATGGGTGACCAGCAGAATCCAACCCAGTGGAACGTCCTATTCGCAGCTTGTATGCTGTGTGCGCTTCCGCTATTGATTGCCTTTTCGTTCCTGCAAAAGTATTTCGTGGGCGGACTTACGGTGGGTTCCGTGAAAGGCTAA
- a CDS encoding sugar ABC transporter permease: MKSTVMKKTMYFFALPALIFYLTFWIFPITKLFQYSITDFNGYAQTFNYIGFDNYKDLFSGGTLGNSIKNTLIYTIVSVVGGNLIGLGLALLLNMKIRGKGFYRSISYIPTLFSAIVVGFIWSYVYMPDSGMIATFLSKLGIASDNLNFLGSYSTALYSIIFVEIWKNVGTTMIIFLAGLQTVPSELLEAGRIDGCGAWKLLRFVKLPLLATSITINTTLSLINGLKAFDFPFIMTNGGPGTSTNTLIYSIYKMAFTEQMFGKASALGIISFMLIIAITAVSVLMMNRKEVSA; the protein is encoded by the coding sequence ATGAAATCGACTGTAATGAAAAAAACGATGTATTTTTTCGCGTTGCCAGCACTGATCTTTTATTTAACATTCTGGATCTTCCCGATCACTAAGCTGTTTCAATACAGCATTACTGACTTTAACGGGTACGCCCAGACCTTTAATTATATCGGCTTTGATAACTACAAGGACTTGTTTAGCGGAGGTACGCTGGGCAACTCGATCAAGAATACACTCATTTATACAATAGTCAGTGTAGTGGGGGGCAATCTGATCGGACTCGGGCTGGCACTGCTACTGAACATGAAGATTCGAGGCAAGGGCTTTTACCGCTCCATCTCTTACATTCCGACCTTATTTAGTGCGATTGTAGTCGGCTTCATTTGGAGTTATGTTTATATGCCGGACAGCGGGATGATTGCTACGTTCTTGAGTAAGCTCGGGATTGCAAGTGATAATTTGAATTTTCTAGGCAGCTATTCCACGGCGCTGTACTCTATTATTTTCGTGGAAATCTGGAAGAACGTCGGAACAACGATGATTATCTTTCTGGCAGGTCTTCAGACCGTTCCTAGTGAGCTGCTCGAAGCCGGTAGAATTGATGGCTGCGGTGCCTGGAAGCTATTGCGATTTGTGAAGCTCCCATTGCTCGCCACATCTATTACGATCAATACGACGTTAAGTTTAATTAATGGTCTGAAAGCCTTCGATTTTCCGTTTATTATGACCAATGGAGGTCCTGGAACTTCGACTAACACCCTGATTTACTCAATTTATAAAATGGCGTTCACGGAGCAAATGTTCGGCAAGGCCTCGGCGCTTGGGATTATTTCGTTTATGCTGATTATCGCTATTACTGCGGTTTCTGTCCTGATGATGAATAGAAAAGAGGTGTCAGCATGA
- a CDS encoding extracellular solute-binding protein has protein sequence MKSRTKKRTGTLMLAVLLAVLAGCGSGNNSNTSNAENSGSATNTPAATADSTKKVTLTMMVSGTKAPDGQDFALDIMPKLVKEKFPNVTLETSKLPDEQYFTSIRTKLASGKGPDIYWVFPRNASLGVLDMAKAGYAADLSDLTFWDNISQGAKDDMSYEGKPYGIAGGLDYLGVYYNQDLFKQAGITEMPKDWPSFLEASQKLIDAGITPISLADKDPWFLQFGMYQIAANEVYPDEMDFDTKLQAGEKSLTDPKWVDTVSKMKELYDKGYVVKNSLGLGSAQAAQLFVDGKAAMVFDGTWDYATLTAKGAADFTRGFFSLPANEPGQPTYVSAATAAGFALNAKSENLDVAKEVMNYLFDGQSDLFKAWTEANSSISVYKGVPLNHDLFKDVNDSYLNNGKSVYFPNQMWPTGVAEEMEAKFAEIIGGRKTTPEQVTEAMDAKFKELWKN, from the coding sequence ATGAAATCACGTACTAAAAAACGGACAGGAACCTTAATGCTGGCAGTGTTGCTTGCTGTTCTTGCAGGTTGTGGTTCAGGAAACAACAGTAACACCAGTAACGCTGAAAATAGTGGAAGCGCTACAAACACTCCGGCAGCCACAGCGGACAGCACGAAAAAGGTGACGCTGACCATGATGGTATCTGGCACCAAGGCTCCAGACGGTCAGGATTTCGCACTTGATATCATGCCTAAGCTCGTGAAGGAAAAGTTCCCTAACGTTACACTCGAAACTTCCAAGCTTCCAGATGAGCAGTATTTCACTTCGATTCGTACAAAGCTTGCTTCAGGTAAAGGTCCGGATATTTACTGGGTATTTCCAAGAAATGCGTCCCTCGGTGTCTTGGATATGGCAAAAGCCGGCTATGCGGCTGATCTATCGGATCTGACCTTCTGGGATAACATCAGCCAGGGAGCGAAGGATGATATGTCTTATGAGGGTAAGCCTTATGGAATCGCAGGAGGCCTAGACTATCTCGGTGTGTATTACAATCAGGATTTGTTCAAACAAGCTGGCATTACGGAAATGCCGAAGGATTGGCCTTCGTTCCTGGAAGCTTCCCAAAAGCTGATAGATGCGGGCATTACTCCAATCTCACTCGCAGACAAGGACCCTTGGTTCCTCCAGTTCGGCATGTATCAAATCGCGGCGAATGAGGTTTATCCGGATGAAATGGATTTCGATACCAAACTCCAAGCAGGAGAGAAATCGTTGACAGATCCAAAGTGGGTGGATACGGTCTCCAAAATGAAAGAATTATATGACAAGGGTTATGTGGTTAAGAATTCACTAGGACTTGGAAGTGCCCAAGCTGCTCAACTGTTCGTAGACGGCAAAGCAGCCATGGTTTTTGACGGAACCTGGGATTATGCAACATTGACGGCCAAAGGTGCAGCCGATTTTACCCGTGGATTCTTCTCTCTGCCGGCTAACGAGCCAGGCCAGCCAACTTATGTCTCTGCTGCCACGGCTGCTGGTTTTGCGCTTAACGCTAAATCAGAGAATCTGGACGTAGCCAAGGAAGTTATGAATTACCTGTTTGATGGCCAGTCGGACCTATTCAAGGCTTGGACCGAAGCCAACAGTTCGATCAGCGTGTATAAAGGTGTTCCACTGAATCATGACCTGTTCAAGGATGTTAACGATTCATACTTGAATAATGGTAAGTCCGTATACTTCCCGAACCAGATGTGGCCAACAGGTGTAGCTGAAGAGATGGAAGCCAAATTCGCTGAGATTATTGGTGGACGTAAGACTACTCCGGAGCAGGTTACAGAGGCTATGGATGCCAAGTTCAAGGAATTGTGGAAAAATTAA
- a CDS encoding sensor histidine kinase, giving the protein MKFSSIKTKLFLALVLVSVIPIVIVTYNSYRSYTNLVNQQTSLVASNTIHNTVKGIEDIFGNIERISLTIQQQTSSATAYTTVSDELKKLASTSDSYDIFIIQNKLKLIFENLLLSYDYVNGIYLFSPDGKNISYGSTAELKVGYVPLQDVWYQKTIANKGQLYIGEPGVKPYIINSEPSLVFSRALYDMKTQQFLGVFMLDCSLDIFKGLNRDAVPNMSYLVLANDDGNIIYNSTGQNTDSRLPEDLTLKTKAMQSDELEFYNGNNLTVIQRLPVYHWTVIANISLSELYEKYGISNKLILYISLTCAVIFILLSVLLSNWITKPITQLAKIMRKNKSQKFITTEIKPKRVDEIGFLYAEYNKMMKDIDIFVRESYQNKILTMDSQMKALEAQINSHFLYNTLESINSIAEIEEVESIAVMTKALGDMFRYSIKTDSELVFARDEIQHVDNYMAIQQIRYGSKICFVKEIEESVLEAKILKLILQPLVENAVYHGLENKRGNGMLLLKGFLDPDTKRIIFEIQDDGIGIQEERLKEIQTLLHQPPEFMGLGHRSRQSIGIKNVHSRIALYYGSDFGLTIASEPTIGTTITLTLPSK; this is encoded by the coding sequence ATGAAATTCTCAAGTATCAAAACCAAACTCTTTCTTGCACTCGTACTTGTATCTGTCATTCCGATTGTGATCGTCACTTATAACTCCTACCGGAGCTATACCAATCTAGTCAACCAGCAAACCTCACTCGTTGCCTCCAACACTATCCATAATACCGTTAAGGGTATAGAGGATATTTTTGGAAATATTGAACGTATTTCACTCACCATTCAGCAGCAAACCTCCAGTGCGACTGCGTACACTACAGTAAGCGACGAACTAAAAAAACTAGCCAGCACCAGCGATTCCTATGACATTTTTATTATACAAAACAAGCTGAAGCTGATCTTTGAGAACCTGCTGCTAAGCTATGATTATGTAAATGGAATCTACCTTTTTTCTCCTGACGGCAAAAATATCAGCTATGGCAGCACAGCGGAGCTGAAGGTGGGATATGTCCCGCTCCAGGATGTTTGGTATCAGAAGACCATTGCCAACAAAGGCCAGCTTTATATTGGCGAGCCTGGTGTAAAGCCTTATATCATCAATTCCGAACCGTCTCTGGTATTCTCCCGCGCACTTTACGATATGAAGACCCAGCAATTTCTTGGTGTGTTTATGCTGGACTGCAGTCTGGATATTTTCAAAGGACTAAACCGAGACGCCGTACCTAACATGAGCTATTTGGTCCTCGCCAACGACGACGGCAACATCATTTACAACAGTACAGGTCAGAACACGGACTCACGGCTGCCGGAGGATTTAACACTTAAGACCAAGGCTATGCAAAGCGATGAGCTGGAATTTTACAACGGAAATAATTTGACCGTCATTCAGCGGCTACCAGTATATCACTGGACCGTTATCGCAAATATTTCACTAAGTGAGCTGTATGAGAAATACGGAATTTCCAACAAGCTGATCCTTTATATCTCCCTTACTTGTGCGGTCATTTTCATTCTGCTGTCCGTCCTATTGTCCAACTGGATTACAAAGCCGATAACCCAGCTTGCCAAAATCATGCGTAAAAACAAATCGCAAAAATTCATTACAACCGAAATCAAGCCTAAACGGGTTGACGAAATCGGCTTTCTCTATGCAGAATACAACAAAATGATGAAGGACATCGACATCTTTGTCAGGGAGAGCTACCAGAATAAAATTCTAACCATGGATTCACAAATGAAAGCGCTTGAAGCCCAGATTAATTCGCATTTTCTGTATAATACACTCGAATCCATCAACAGCATAGCCGAAATTGAAGAAGTCGAAAGCATTGCTGTCATGACCAAAGCGCTGGGGGATATGTTCCGTTATAGCATCAAGACCGATAGTGAGCTGGTATTTGCCCGGGACGAGATTCAGCATGTAGACAACTATATGGCCATTCAGCAGATCCGCTACGGTAGTAAAATCTGTTTTGTTAAAGAGATTGAGGAGTCCGTTCTGGAAGCGAAAATCCTCAAATTGATCCTTCAGCCCTTAGTGGAAAATGCCGTCTATCACGGCTTGGAGAATAAAAGAGGTAACGGCATGCTCTTACTAAAGGGCTTTCTGGACCCGGATACCAAGCGGATTATCTTTGAAATTCAGGATGACGGGATTGGCATTCAAGAAGAACGGCTAAAGGAAATTCAAACGCTGCTACATCAACCGCCGGAATTCATGGGGCTTGGCCACCGGAGCAGACAGAGCATCGGCATTAAAAATGTGCACTCACGCATTGCCCTCTATTACGGTTCTGATTTCGGACTGACTATTGCTAGCGAACCAACGATAGGCACTACAATTACCCTTACACTCCCATCCAAATAA
- a CDS encoding response regulator has translation MYKFIIVDDEPLIRQGLLKKISAVTKELIFCGEADNGEDALDLIQSEDPHLVFTDMRMPVMDGKSLLRQLQNQYPDKKIIVISGFSDFEYMQEAISAKVVHYLLKPFSKEEIHQAISKALSAIESEQSAKAETLNITKEAEQLSLLGDMHALLQYVAGFYPAHNPPSFRSAPMRNLMSSSRMVLLTLYNPEELAVQEPILESTHLFLPHPQSRKLAFSLQLCDASLKENEVLELAAAEAKKLIASTGPQACIGISGMKSDVKELPQARQESMSALNCRAIADQGQFFIYHPGSYQAAPVMWEGSRDLIFFIESGNIDKVEERVHDYFDYYKGQPAATIHQLKENCRSIITEVKTLISVYYPVENGQHTSSSLEAVLGISFDAEEIRLYFLTVLASIAELLKEQSVYASPNVIDNVKVYIRKNICSPLTLEHLSSLFYISPSYLSYLYKEKTGENLIDYVNKERIERAKLLLRTSDEKIYKIAKSLGIDNAKYFFRLFKKMTGFTPEEYRKLSESAKEGAG, from the coding sequence ATGTACAAATTCATAATCGTCGACGATGAGCCTTTGATCCGCCAGGGCCTACTAAAAAAAATCAGTGCAGTAACCAAAGAACTGATCTTCTGTGGTGAAGCCGACAATGGCGAGGATGCCTTGGACCTTATTCAATCGGAGGACCCGCATCTAGTCTTCACCGATATGCGGATGCCAGTTATGGACGGAAAATCCCTACTTCGGCAGCTGCAAAATCAATATCCCGATAAAAAGATCATCGTCATCAGCGGATTTTCCGATTTTGAATATATGCAGGAGGCGATTTCAGCCAAGGTAGTCCACTATCTGCTGAAGCCGTTCAGCAAAGAAGAGATCCACCAAGCGATCTCCAAAGCGTTATCTGCCATAGAGAGTGAACAGTCCGCCAAGGCTGAAACTCTCAATATAACCAAAGAAGCGGAGCAGTTGAGTTTGCTTGGAGATATGCATGCCCTGCTACAATACGTTGCGGGGTTCTATCCCGCTCACAATCCGCCTAGTTTCCGGTCTGCTCCCATGCGCAATCTCATGTCTTCCAGCAGAATGGTCCTGCTAACCCTCTATAATCCAGAAGAGTTAGCGGTACAGGAACCCATCTTGGAGAGCACACATCTTTTTCTTCCCCACCCGCAGAGCAGGAAGCTAGCTTTTTCTCTCCAGCTCTGTGACGCTTCACTTAAAGAAAACGAGGTGCTGGAACTGGCTGCTGCCGAAGCCAAAAAATTAATCGCCAGCACAGGACCACAGGCCTGCATCGGCATCAGCGGTATGAAAAGCGATGTCAAGGAACTGCCGCAGGCACGCCAGGAATCTATGTCTGCTTTGAACTGTCGTGCTATCGCCGACCAAGGACAATTTTTCATCTACCATCCGGGCAGTTACCAGGCTGCACCAGTGATGTGGGAAGGCAGCCGAGACCTGATCTTTTTCATTGAATCTGGGAACATCGATAAGGTTGAAGAACGGGTTCACGACTATTTTGACTATTATAAAGGGCAACCTGCAGCAACAATCCATCAGTTGAAGGAGAATTGCCGATCCATCATCACAGAGGTCAAAACTCTGATCTCCGTCTATTACCCAGTTGAGAACGGGCAACATACTTCATCCAGCCTAGAAGCTGTACTGGGTATTTCATTTGATGCGGAAGAAATCCGGCTATATTTCCTGACCGTGCTCGCCTCGATTGCAGAATTGCTGAAGGAACAATCGGTCTATGCCTCTCCCAACGTCATTGATAATGTGAAGGTATATATCCGCAAAAACATATGCTCACCTCTCACGCTAGAGCATCTATCGAGTCTGTTCTATATCAGTCCGAGCTATCTAAGCTACTTATATAAGGAGAAGACGGGCGAAAATCTGATTGATTATGTCAACAAAGAGCGTATCGAACGTGCCAAGCTGCTGCTTCGTACCAGTGATGAGAAAATATATAAGATCGCCAAGAGTCTTGGGATCGATAACGCTAAATATTTTTTCCGACTATTCAAGAAAATGACCGGATTCACACCGGAGGAATACCGAAAATTAAGTGAGTCCGCAAAAGAGGGGGCAGGCTGA